One genomic window of Vibrio ziniensis includes the following:
- the ftsE gene encoding cell division ATP-binding protein FtsE, with product MIKFQQVSKVYRGGRQALQKVDFHLRRGEMTFLGGHSGAGKSTLLKLICAIERPTDGKISFNGHDVTRIPNKDIPFLRRNIGIVFQDHRLLMDRTVFDNVALPMRIESISENEIKRRVSAALDKTGLLDKARCLPSQLSGGEQQRVGIARAVVNRPTLLLADEPTGNLDPELSTRILHLFEEFNRAGVTILLATHDHNLVNSRPQYRHLELNQGFLSEVEDYGR from the coding sequence GTGATCAAGTTTCAACAGGTGAGTAAGGTATATCGAGGCGGGCGACAAGCTCTGCAGAAAGTCGATTTTCATTTACGTCGTGGTGAGATGACCTTTCTGGGCGGTCACTCCGGCGCAGGTAAGAGTACTTTGCTTAAGCTCATTTGTGCTATTGAGAGGCCTACCGACGGTAAAATCAGTTTCAATGGTCATGATGTGACGCGTATTCCCAATAAAGATATACCTTTTTTGCGTCGTAACATTGGGATTGTTTTCCAAGACCACCGCCTTTTGATGGATAGAACGGTATTTGATAACGTCGCGTTGCCAATGCGCATTGAATCCATCTCAGAAAATGAAATTAAGCGCCGCGTTTCAGCTGCTTTAGATAAAACCGGGCTGTTGGATAAAGCCCGCTGTTTACCTAGCCAATTATCAGGTGGTGAGCAGCAACGTGTCGGTATCGCTCGAGCAGTAGTAAATAGACCGACGCTCTTATTGGCCGATGAACCTACTGGTAATCTGGATCCTGAACTGTCGACCCGTATTCTTCATCTGTTTGAAGAGTTCAATCGCGCAGGGGTAACTATATTGTTGGCAACCCACGATCATAACTTAGTGAATTCTCGTCCTCAGTATCGCCACTTAGAGTTAAATCAGGGCTTTTTAAGTGAGGTTGAAGATTATGGCCGTTAA
- the rpoH gene encoding RNA polymerase sigma factor RpoH, with amino-acid sequence MTTSTYQLALVSQDSLDSYIRTANSYPMLTAEEERELAEKLHYEGDIEAAKGLILSHLRFVVHVARGYSGYGLPLADLVQEGNIGLMKAVKRFNPEVGVRLVSFAVHWIKAEIHEYVLRNWRIVKIATTKAQRKLFFNLRKSKKRLGWFNNGEVETVARELGVEPSEVREMESRLAAQDATFEFSADDEDNSNSYAAPMLYLEDKNSDLADNLEEQNWENHTTQRLSFALASLDERSQHIVRSRWLDDQKSTLQELADMYEVSAERIRQLEKNAMKKLKEAVGEL; translated from the coding sequence ATGACTACTTCAACATATCAATTAGCACTTGTTTCGCAAGACAGCTTAGATAGTTATATCCGCACAGCGAACAGTTATCCTATGCTGACCGCAGAGGAAGAACGTGAGCTTGCTGAGAAGTTGCATTATGAAGGTGATATCGAAGCTGCGAAAGGCTTGATTTTGTCACATCTTCGTTTCGTTGTTCACGTTGCTCGTGGTTATTCTGGCTACGGCTTGCCATTAGCGGATCTCGTTCAAGAAGGTAACATTGGTCTGATGAAAGCGGTAAAACGCTTTAACCCGGAAGTGGGTGTAAGACTTGTGTCTTTTGCTGTTCACTGGATCAAAGCGGAAATCCACGAGTACGTATTACGTAACTGGCGTATCGTGAAAATTGCGACCACAAAAGCGCAGCGCAAACTTTTCTTCAATCTACGTAAATCGAAAAAGCGTTTAGGTTGGTTTAACAACGGTGAAGTTGAAACGGTAGCTCGTGAGTTAGGTGTAGAGCCTTCAGAAGTTCGTGAGATGGAATCTCGTCTAGCGGCACAAGATGCTACATTTGAGTTTTCTGCTGACGATGAAGACAACAGTAACTCTTATGCAGCGCCAATGCTTTATCTTGAAGACAAGAATTCAGATTTAGCGGACAACCTCGAAGAGCAAAACTGGGAAAACCACACTACTCAACGTTTGAGCTTTGCGCTTGCTAGCCTTGATGAGCGTAGTCAGCATATTGTACGCTCGCGTTGGTTGGATGACCAAAAATCGACGCTACAAGAATTAGCCGATATGTATGAAGTGTCTGCAGAGCGAATTCGTCAGTTAGAAAAGAACGCAATGAAGAAATTGAAAGAAGCGGTAGGCGAGTTGTAA
- a CDS encoding DUF1145 domain-containing protein → MKALLVLAKAAIAFVWIVLLLNIFMPFPGKAAIALYIMTAFLFMMHGLQMLIFVGAFGDKVKTSSWEKWSILIFGIFALLDIRRKHMM, encoded by the coding sequence ATGAAAGCCCTATTAGTTTTAGCCAAAGCAGCCATCGCATTTGTCTGGATCGTTTTACTACTTAACATCTTTATGCCATTTCCCGGTAAAGCGGCTATCGCGCTTTACATCATGACTGCATTCCTCTTCATGATGCATGGCCTGCAAATGCTGATATTTGTCGGCGCATTTGGCGACAAAGTAAAAACCAGCAGCTGGGAAAAATGGTCAATACTGATTTTCGGCATCTTCGCTCTACTCGATATTCGTCGTAAACATATGATGTAA
- the glpE gene encoding thiosulfate sulfurtransferase GlpE, which yields MDQFQHIDVAGAQTLIEQKNAKLVDIRDPQAFATAHAKTAFHLTNDSIVSFMEQAEFDEPVLVMCYHGISSQGAAQYLVNQGFEQVYSVDGGFEAWHRANLPVEAS from the coding sequence ATGGACCAATTTCAGCATATTGATGTAGCGGGTGCTCAAACCCTTATTGAACAAAAGAATGCAAAGCTAGTGGATATCCGAGATCCCCAGGCATTTGCTACTGCGCACGCAAAAACCGCATTCCACTTAACTAATGACAGTATTGTTTCATTCATGGAGCAAGCTGAATTTGATGAGCCTGTTCTAGTGATGTGTTATCACGGCATCAGCAGTCAAGGGGCAGCTCAATACTTGGTTAACCAAGGGTTTGAACAGGTGTATAGTGTGGATGGTGGTTTTGAAGCTTGGCATCGTGCCAACTTACCTGTTGAAGCGAGTTAG
- the fhuB gene encoding Fe(3+)-hydroxamate ABC transporter permease FhuB, whose protein sequence is MRLVHLNLLGLLVLLAAVFSLQIGNELSLSMQWSLATLATEAQEFADFNFFYAQLPRAAITILVGAMLGLVGSLMQQLTQNSLTSPLTLGTSSGAWLALIVVNIWFPDLIADYSALAAMVGALCAFGVIVLITGVNNMTGLPLVVSGMVVNILLGSIATAIILLNEQFAQNVFMWGAGDLAQNGWEWLEWLLPRLAIAIPLLIVAPRILTLMRLGHQGAAARGLAVIPAFLLLMVAGIWLVSASITAVGVIGFIGLLTPNIARAMGARTPKMELYSSMLLGALLLLCTDMLSMWLSLWTAEVVPSGITTAAIGAPALIWFSRRQLKAQDTLAISLPHHRSNVSTRSVSILVIAFAFAIVLHAFVQVSDNSWSWIIPSDYQWQLRWPRALTALFAGIGLAIAGTILQRLIYNPLASPDILGVSSGATFALVFSSLFLGQSMMGTNWATALLGSVVVLIALLFLGKRHQYAPSSLILTGIAITALLEALVQFCLSKGSADSYQILLWLAGSTYRVTPSQSLYLAAGVAGLSCVALLASRWLTLISVGRSFAGARGLSPQTASLVLLIVVALLCALVTATMGPVSFVGLVAPHMAMMLGAQKAKQQLLVASLVGGSLMLWADWLGQVMLYPMQIAAGTIVAILGGSYFLLLLVFSRAK, encoded by the coding sequence ATGAGGTTGGTTCATTTAAACCTGCTTGGTTTATTGGTGCTGCTGGCGGCAGTGTTCAGTTTGCAGATTGGCAACGAACTCAGTTTGTCGATGCAGTGGAGCCTTGCAACGTTAGCTACTGAAGCGCAAGAGTTTGCGGACTTCAATTTTTTCTATGCTCAATTACCAAGGGCGGCTATCACTATTCTCGTTGGCGCGATGTTAGGTCTAGTAGGTAGCCTAATGCAGCAGCTCACGCAGAACTCTCTGACTTCACCACTGACACTGGGCACATCTTCCGGTGCTTGGCTGGCATTAATCGTCGTTAATATCTGGTTCCCGGATTTAATCGCCGATTACAGTGCGCTTGCAGCCATGGTCGGCGCCTTGTGTGCATTCGGTGTGATTGTACTCATCACAGGTGTGAATAACATGACCGGCTTGCCATTAGTGGTGTCCGGCATGGTTGTGAATATTCTCCTTGGCTCAATCGCAACGGCAATCATTTTGCTCAATGAACAGTTTGCTCAAAACGTATTTATGTGGGGAGCGGGAGATTTAGCGCAGAATGGTTGGGAGTGGCTTGAGTGGCTACTTCCGCGTTTAGCTATCGCTATTCCATTATTAATCGTAGCGCCCAGAATTCTCACTCTGATGAGATTAGGACATCAGGGTGCTGCCGCTCGTGGTCTGGCTGTGATTCCTGCGTTCTTGTTATTGATGGTTGCGGGCATTTGGCTGGTTTCAGCATCCATTACGGCGGTAGGCGTGATTGGCTTCATCGGTTTATTAACGCCGAACATTGCTCGCGCTATGGGGGCTAGAACGCCAAAGATGGAACTTTATTCGAGCATGTTGCTTGGTGCGTTGTTGCTGCTGTGTACTGACATGCTTTCTATGTGGCTCAGCTTATGGACAGCGGAAGTCGTTCCTAGTGGCATTACCACCGCAGCGATTGGTGCACCGGCATTAATCTGGTTTAGTCGCCGTCAATTAAAAGCACAAGATACATTGGCTATCAGCTTGCCTCATCATCGCAGCAATGTGAGCACACGAAGTGTATCGATTCTTGTCATTGCGTTTGCTTTCGCGATTGTTTTGCACGCTTTTGTGCAAGTAAGTGATAACAGCTGGAGTTGGATTATCCCAAGTGACTATCAATGGCAATTGCGTTGGCCGCGAGCTTTAACGGCGTTGTTTGCTGGCATTGGTTTGGCGATAGCGGGTACGATTCTGCAACGTTTGATTTATAACCCATTAGCGAGCCCAGACATTCTTGGCGTATCTTCCGGTGCTACATTCGCCCTAGTGTTTTCCAGTTTGTTCCTTGGACAGTCGATGATGGGCACTAACTGGGCGACGGCTTTGCTAGGAAGTGTGGTTGTTCTGATTGCTCTGCTATTTTTAGGTAAACGTCATCAATACGCTCCTTCTAGCCTAATTCTGACAGGTATTGCCATTACTGCATTGCTAGAAGCACTGGTGCAGTTCTGTCTATCAAAAGGCTCTGCAGACAGTTATCAAATCTTGTTGTGGTTGGCGGGCTCGACGTATCGAGTAACCCCTTCTCAAAGTCTCTATTTGGCGGCCGGAGTGGCGGGATTGTCCTGCGTTGCTTTGCTGGCGTCACGCTGGCTAACTTTGATTTCTGTTGGACGCAGTTTTGCTGGCGCGCGAGGGTTAAGCCCGCAAACGGCCAGTTTAGTTCTGCTCATTGTGGTCGCTCTATTGTGTGCACTAGTGACAGCAACGATGGGGCCAGTCTCTTTCGTTGGCTTAGTCGCACCACATATGGCGATGATGTTGGGAGCACAGAAAGCAAAGCAGCAACTATTGGTGGCAAGTTTAGTTGGCGGCTCGTTAATGCTATGGGCGGATTGGTTAGGGCAAGTCATGCTGTATCCAATGCAGATTGCGGCGGGAACCATAGTTGCAATACTTGGCGGCAGCTATTTTCTGTTACTGCTGGTATTTAGCCGAGCTAAGTAA
- a CDS encoding chorismate lyase translates to MNQSISLYLTALSQVNWSSPEEFTFPDPNAKAWLLEQGSLSRRLSENCQQLTVDLLKNVWVESSTLDTSETDLLPKESCLLRKVILQGDGKPWIVGRTLIPKSSVQDQSHNLEHQGEIPLGLTVFSADNVKRDALQVGWVETPDGMFLARRSRLWMNDKPMLVSELFLRDSPAYFSKEQV, encoded by the coding sequence ATGAATCAATCAATTTCGCTGTACCTGACTGCTTTAAGTCAAGTTAACTGGTCATCGCCAGAAGAATTTACATTTCCAGATCCCAATGCAAAAGCTTGGTTGCTAGAGCAAGGGTCTCTCTCTCGTCGATTATCGGAGAATTGCCAACAGTTAACCGTTGATCTGTTGAAAAACGTATGGGTTGAATCTTCGACCTTGGATACGAGTGAGACGGATTTGTTGCCAAAGGAGTCCTGTCTTCTGCGAAAAGTTATTCTACAAGGAGATGGTAAGCCTTGGATAGTCGGTAGAACATTGATTCCAAAATCATCTGTTCAAGATCAATCGCATAATCTCGAACATCAAGGCGAAATTCCACTTGGACTCACCGTGTTCAGTGCCGATAATGTTAAGCGTGATGCGTTACAGGTTGGTTGGGTAGAGACGCCGGATGGCATGTTTTTGGCGCGTCGTTCACGTTTGTGGATGAATGATAAGCCTATGCTGGTGTCTGAATTATTCTTACGTGATTCCCCAGCCTATTTTTCTAAGGAGCAAGTATAA
- the ftsY gene encoding signal recognition particle-docking protein FtsY: MTEKKKRGLLSWLGFGDEEPSQTKAAEEQVEQSESEQTVEELVEEVETEKAEAEAEAEAEAEAEAEAEAEAEAEAEAEAEAEAEVIADEEPQVQEPRIQEQEKPTESFFARLKRSLSRTKANIGAGFFGLFKGKKIDDDLFEELEEQLLIADVGMDTTLKIIENLTEKASRQQLKDGEALYDLLKGELAEILSTVEQPLVVDTAKTPYVILMVGVNGVGKTTTIGKLAKQFQSQGKKVMLAAGDTFRAAAVEQLQVWGERNKVPVIAQHTGADSASVIYDAIEAAKARGVDVVIADTAGRLQNKANLMEELRKIVRVMKKIDDSAPHEIMLTLDAGTGQNAISQAKLFSDVAPITGITLTKLDGTAKGGVIFAIADQFQIPIRFIGVGEGIEDLRPFETQQFIDALFSRDE; the protein is encoded by the coding sequence ATGACGGAAAAAAAGAAGCGTGGCTTACTGTCATGGCTTGGCTTTGGTGATGAAGAACCGAGCCAAACAAAAGCAGCCGAAGAACAAGTAGAACAATCAGAATCAGAACAAACGGTTGAAGAGCTGGTTGAGGAAGTCGAGACTGAAAAAGCAGAAGCAGAAGCAGAAGCAGAAGCAGAAGCAGAAGCAGAAGCAGAAGCAGAAGCAGAAGCAGAAGCAGAAGCAGAAGCAGAAGCAGAAGCAGAAGCAGAAGTTATAGCAGACGAAGAACCTCAAGTTCAAGAGCCTCGAATTCAAGAGCAGGAAAAACCGACCGAAAGCTTTTTTGCTCGCCTTAAACGCAGTTTAAGTCGTACTAAAGCCAACATTGGCGCAGGTTTCTTTGGCTTATTCAAAGGCAAAAAAATCGATGACGATTTGTTTGAAGAGCTAGAAGAACAGCTTCTTATTGCGGATGTGGGAATGGACACCACATTAAAAATTATTGAAAACCTGACAGAAAAAGCATCTCGTCAGCAACTAAAAGATGGCGAAGCACTGTACGATCTACTGAAAGGTGAGCTGGCAGAAATTCTGTCTACGGTTGAACAACCTCTAGTCGTTGATACAGCAAAAACACCTTATGTGATCTTAATGGTTGGTGTTAACGGGGTTGGTAAAACGACAACCATCGGCAAACTGGCGAAACAGTTCCAATCGCAAGGTAAGAAAGTGATGCTGGCCGCGGGTGACACATTCCGTGCAGCAGCCGTTGAACAGCTTCAAGTGTGGGGCGAGCGAAACAAGGTTCCTGTTATTGCTCAGCATACTGGCGCAGACAGTGCTTCCGTGATTTACGATGCGATTGAAGCCGCCAAAGCGCGTGGTGTTGATGTGGTCATCGCAGATACAGCAGGTCGCTTGCAAAATAAAGCGAACCTAATGGAAGAGCTGCGTAAAATCGTTCGCGTGATGAAGAAAATTGATGATTCAGCACCACATGAAATCATGCTGACGTTGGATGCGGGGACAGGTCAGAACGCGATTAGCCAAGCAAAACTGTTTAGCGATGTAGCGCCTATTACAGGTATTACACTAACCAAGCTTGATGGTACGGCTAAAGGCGGTGTGATTTTCGCAATTGCTGATCAGTTCCAAATTCCAATTCGCTTTATCGGTGTCGGTGAAGGTATTGAAGATCTTCGTCCGTTCGAAACGCAACAGTTTATCGACGCGCTGTTTAGTCGTGACGAGTAA
- a CDS encoding flagellar basal body-associated protein FliL: MLRKYLAPIILVFGLLSSNLVSAEEEAPKLAYFTLEPDVTTNFYTKGKKLGYIQVRIDVMVSNSADLPLIEKHQPLIRDAVVELLGKQNEDVIKSLAGREDLRKTLVEQLNNTLLPETGRTIIADLLFTKYLYQ, from the coding sequence ATGCTTAGAAAATACCTAGCTCCGATCATACTCGTATTTGGTCTTCTATCTTCCAACTTAGTCAGTGCCGAAGAAGAAGCGCCAAAATTGGCCTATTTCACGCTTGAGCCAGATGTCACAACGAACTTCTACACTAAAGGTAAAAAATTAGGGTATATCCAAGTACGTATCGATGTCATGGTAAGTAACAGTGCTGATTTACCTCTGATAGAAAAACACCAGCCTCTAATACGTGATGCAGTGGTCGAGCTGTTAGGTAAACAAAATGAAGATGTGATTAAATCTTTAGCTGGCCGCGAAGACTTACGTAAAACCCTTGTAGAGCAGCTAAACAATACACTGCTACCTGAGACCGGCCGCACTATCATCGCCGATCTACTGTTTACTAAGTATCTGTACCAGTAA
- the rsmD gene encoding 16S rRNA (guanine(966)-N(2))-methyltransferase RsmD gives MVRRRQQNPSQNRAPSGQVRIISGLWRGRKLPVHDAEGLRPTTDRVKETLFNWIAQDVPNAKCLDLFAGSGGLGFECASRQAESVTMLELNPQAFNQLKTNIGTLKATNIEAINTDSLAYLKQSGSPFDVVFIDPPFRKGLLEETLQLLEQNGWLADNAMIYIETEKELSLPELPASWQLYREKSAGQVCYRLFEKNV, from the coding sequence ATGGTAAGACGTCGCCAACAAAACCCATCACAAAATCGTGCTCCAAGTGGGCAAGTTCGTATTATCAGCGGCTTATGGCGCGGAAGAAAACTACCCGTTCACGATGCTGAGGGTCTGCGCCCAACCACAGATAGAGTCAAAGAAACTCTGTTTAACTGGATTGCTCAAGACGTGCCAAATGCCAAATGCCTTGATCTATTCGCAGGCTCTGGCGGTTTAGGCTTTGAGTGTGCTTCACGTCAGGCAGAAAGCGTGACTATGTTGGAATTAAACCCTCAAGCTTTCAACCAGTTAAAAACCAACATTGGTACGTTAAAAGCAACCAACATCGAAGCGATTAATACCGACTCTTTAGCCTATCTGAAGCAAAGCGGCTCACCTTTTGATGTGGTATTCATCGACCCGCCATTTCGTAAAGGCTTGTTAGAAGAAACACTACAACTGCTTGAGCAAAATGGATGGCTTGCTGATAACGCTATGATTTACATAGAAACCGAAAAAGAATTATCGTTACCTGAATTACCAGCAAGCTGGCAGCTATACCGAGAAAAAAGTGCTGGCCAAGTATGTTACCGCTTATTTGAAAAAAACGTTTGA
- the glpG gene encoding rhomboid family intramembrane serine protease GlpG has product MIRLITLNNPRMAQSFIDYMASRQIEIKMMPEGGGQFALWLMEDEHQLEVESEIKQFLADPNHSKYQAASWDMAESRKPQFQYHSPSMMDMLKAKAGPLTLSIMLVSIVIFVLQQIGMSNAVFSALHFPAESGQQWQLWRWVSHALLHFSVLHIVFNLLWWWQFGGDIEKRLGSFKLLQLFLVSSALSGAGQYWVEGANFGGLSGVVYALVGYLWMLGWRAPQLGLGIQKPLVGFMLVWLVLGFVQPFMAIANSAHLAGLVVGVLLGFTDANRYSLKKQKNGS; this is encoded by the coding sequence ATGATTAGATTGATCACTTTAAATAACCCTCGAATGGCACAATCATTTATTGATTACATGGCGTCGCGGCAAATCGAGATAAAAATGATGCCAGAGGGTGGTGGTCAATTTGCACTGTGGTTGATGGAAGATGAACATCAATTAGAGGTGGAAAGTGAAATAAAGCAGTTTCTCGCTGATCCCAACCACAGCAAGTATCAAGCCGCTTCTTGGGATATGGCTGAAAGCCGTAAACCTCAGTTCCAATACCACTCACCTAGTATGATGGATATGTTGAAAGCCAAAGCTGGTCCATTAACGCTATCCATCATGCTTGTATCTATTGTTATTTTTGTTCTTCAGCAAATAGGGATGAGTAACGCGGTATTTTCCGCACTGCATTTTCCAGCTGAAAGTGGACAACAGTGGCAGCTATGGCGTTGGGTGAGCCATGCACTACTGCATTTCTCCGTTTTGCATATAGTCTTCAATTTGTTGTGGTGGTGGCAATTCGGGGGGGACATCGAAAAACGTTTAGGTAGCTTCAAGCTATTGCAGCTGTTCTTGGTCTCTTCCGCTTTATCCGGCGCTGGGCAATATTGGGTGGAAGGTGCTAATTTTGGTGGGTTGTCCGGTGTGGTTTACGCATTGGTCGGCTATTTGTGGATGCTGGGTTGGCGCGCTCCTCAGTTAGGTTTAGGAATCCAGAAACCTTTGGTTGGTTTCATGTTAGTTTGGTTGGTACTTGGATTCGTGCAGCCTTTTATGGCAATTGCCAACAGTGCTCATCTAGCGGGTTTAGTGGTTGGTGTCTTACTGGGATTCACTGATGCGAACCGATATTCCCTAAAGAAACAAAAAAACGGCTCATAG
- a CDS encoding iron-siderophore ABC transporter substrate-binding protein, with protein MCLKSLKKACQSLVVISSLLLSCQALAEIHIQDSRGEQVFAQSPQRVVVLNWDLLEQVLELEITPVGAPNLPSYTEWVAQPAIPAGVEDIGTRSEPNLDKISALKPDVIIAASPQKDLIPALERIAPVVYLPNFEQLDQSAQVAIEQFRVLAKLLGKEALADQKLADLDSRFQQLSTRLHTAFGEELPSVVAMRFASTTSVFLYGENSTTQYVVDKLGLRTALPQPAAQWGIVQKRLNELQNVKDGYVLYILPFPEQEKLNKSMLWKAMPFVRSGKVNAVRAVWSYGGAMSLLYTAEALTESLLEVAPKS; from the coding sequence ATGTGCTTAAAAAGTTTGAAAAAGGCATGTCAAAGCCTCGTTGTTATTTCCAGTTTATTGCTTTCTTGTCAGGCATTAGCGGAGATTCATATTCAAGATAGTCGTGGTGAGCAGGTTTTCGCTCAATCTCCTCAGCGTGTTGTAGTGTTGAACTGGGATCTATTGGAGCAGGTTTTAGAACTTGAAATCACACCAGTTGGTGCGCCAAATCTGCCGTCTTATACCGAGTGGGTTGCTCAGCCTGCTATTCCTGCTGGCGTTGAAGATATTGGTACTCGCTCCGAGCCCAATCTCGATAAAATTTCAGCCTTAAAGCCGGATGTGATTATTGCGGCTTCGCCACAAAAAGATTTAATTCCAGCGCTAGAGCGCATTGCTCCTGTTGTATATTTGCCTAACTTTGAACAGTTGGATCAGTCTGCACAAGTGGCTATTGAGCAATTTAGAGTGCTCGCAAAATTACTTGGAAAAGAAGCTCTCGCAGATCAAAAACTAGCGGACTTGGATTCGCGCTTTCAGCAGTTAAGTACAAGGTTACATACGGCATTTGGTGAAGAATTACCATCTGTAGTGGCAATGCGTTTTGCCAGCACAACATCAGTGTTCTTGTATGGTGAAAATTCAACGACTCAATATGTGGTTGATAAATTGGGTTTAAGAACAGCGCTACCACAACCTGCAGCTCAGTGGGGTATTGTTCAAAAACGCCTGAATGAATTGCAGAATGTGAAAGACGGTTACGTGCTCTATATCTTGCCATTCCCAGAGCAAGAGAAACTCAATAAATCTATGTTGTGGAAGGCGATGCCTTTTGTCCGCAGTGGCAAGGTGAATGCGGTTCGTGCAGTTTGGAGTTACGGCGGTGCCATGTCATTGCTTTACACGGCTGAAGCATTGACCGAAAGCTTGCTGGAGGTTGCGCCAAAGTCATGA
- the ftsX gene encoding permease-like cell division protein FtsX — MAVKPKNKKVTQSRDAKRMKTDGFLKVHIKQAKASFFSLWQRPMGNILTLAVISMALTLPACLYLLSKNIASVADNVASPSQISVYIKQDTPEPRIMVIKDEIESRSDVEKVEYISPQQGLQDLSQHSGFDQAISLLDEYSLPGVLIVSPNVETDLEIKAIAESIRDQEGVTDVRLDEDWMARLDAIRNLATIVVISLSVLMLASVFLIIGNTLRFNVQANKEEIQTMKLIGATDSFILRPYLYVGMWFGVLGAVSAWLLTAFITIVLNGAVEDLAKLYDSQFRLIGLNWDETLLLLMLGTFLGCVAAKSAAQRHLKEIEPV, encoded by the coding sequence ATGGCCGTTAAGCCGAAAAATAAAAAAGTAACTCAATCCCGCGATGCGAAAAGAATGAAAACTGATGGTTTTCTCAAGGTTCATATCAAGCAAGCGAAAGCCTCTTTCTTTAGTCTTTGGCAGCGTCCGATGGGTAACATTCTTACCTTAGCGGTCATTTCTATGGCTTTAACTCTGCCAGCCTGTTTATATTTGTTGAGTAAGAATATTGCGTCAGTAGCAGACAATGTCGCCAGCCCTTCACAGATTAGCGTATACATTAAACAAGATACTCCTGAGCCAAGAATTATGGTGATTAAGGATGAAATTGAAAGCCGATCTGACGTAGAAAAAGTCGAGTACATTTCTCCACAACAAGGTCTACAAGATTTGAGTCAGCATTCTGGTTTCGACCAAGCGATCAGCTTGCTTGATGAATATTCGCTGCCTGGTGTATTGATCGTGTCACCCAACGTGGAAACAGACCTAGAAATTAAGGCGATTGCAGAATCCATTCGTGACCAAGAAGGTGTGACTGACGTTCGTTTAGATGAAGATTGGATGGCCCGCTTAGATGCTATCCGTAATTTGGCAACTATTGTGGTAATAAGTTTGTCGGTACTGATGCTAGCTTCGGTGTTTCTGATTATCGGAAACACACTGCGTTTCAACGTTCAGGCAAACAAAGAAGAAATTCAGACCATGAAGCTGATAGGTGCAACGGATAGCTTCATTCTTCGCCCTTACTTATATGTAGGCATGTGGTTTGGTGTTTTAGGTGCGGTATCGGCTTGGTTATTGACGGCTTTCATTACGATAGTTCTTAATGGTGCAGTAGAGGATTTAGCTAAGCTGTACGATAGTCAGTTTAGATTAATCGGCTTAAATTGGGATGAAACTTTACTGCTACTCATGTTAGGAACTTTCTTAGGTTGTGTTGCAGCGAAAAGTGCAGCTCAACGTCATCTAAAAGAAATTGAACCTGTGTAA
- a CDS encoding ABC transporter ATP-binding protein → MYYLQGVEMVRGGRTILSVDSLNIPTNELTVVLGHNGSGKSTLVSLLSGQQAPDKGRVELNGQSLSSLATKELAKSVAFLPQKLPTSAGLTVRELVRLGRFPWRGALGRWKAEDETIIDESIAKTGVTDFANTLADELSGGERQRAWVAMLLAQQSPVLILDEPTSALDVHHQYQLMALLSELNQTQGCGIIVILHDLNLALRYATHIVALKQGRIAFEGAAELLLDEQRLSELYHSPIKLIEHPQPVAESKTNKVAIVCA, encoded by the coding sequence ATGTATTACTTACAAGGTGTTGAAATGGTACGAGGTGGGCGAACTATCTTGTCTGTGGATTCGCTGAACATTCCCACCAATGAGTTAACGGTTGTGCTTGGGCACAACGGTTCAGGTAAGTCTACTTTAGTCAGTCTTTTGTCTGGCCAGCAAGCGCCGGATAAAGGTCGAGTTGAACTAAATGGACAATCTCTCTCATCTTTAGCTACAAAAGAATTGGCGAAATCCGTCGCGTTTCTGCCGCAAAAGTTGCCTACCTCTGCAGGTTTAACAGTGCGTGAATTGGTTCGTTTAGGCCGTTTTCCTTGGCGCGGTGCATTAGGTCGCTGGAAAGCGGAAGATGAAACCATTATTGATGAGTCGATTGCCAAAACAGGTGTTACAGACTTTGCGAATACTCTAGCGGATGAACTGTCTGGAGGTGAACGTCAAAGAGCTTGGGTTGCGATGTTGCTTGCGCAGCAATCACCAGTTTTGATTCTTGATGAACCGACTTCGGCGCTTGATGTACACCATCAATATCAATTAATGGCTCTACTTTCTGAACTTAACCAGACACAAGGGTGTGGCATCATAGTGATTCTCCATGACCTAAATTTAGCTCTGCGTTATGCCACTCACATTGTTGCCCTTAAGCAAGGACGAATTGCTTTTGAAGGCGCGGCTGAATTACTGCTTGATGAACAGCGACTCTCAGAGCTTTACCATTCTCCTATCAAATTGATTGAACATCCGCAGCCAGTGGCTGAATCCAAAACCAATAAGGTCGCTATCGTATGTGCTTAA